A single window of Halobacillus naozhouensis DNA harbors:
- the thiW gene encoding energy coupling factor transporter S component ThiW, whose product MNRTRLLTTMAVFVAIGTLGSQMLWFPAGIAKAYPVQHAVNVMAAVTLGPIPAVVIAFMIGLLRNLLGLGTLLAFPGGMIGALLAGYFYKWSGKTWTAAAGEVIGTGFIGAMLSVPYANFLMGSSAGALAFLPSFLISSTTGAVIGWFVVSKVRQNHAIPQTNL is encoded by the coding sequence ATGAATCGAACTCGACTATTAACGACCATGGCTGTATTTGTAGCTATCGGAACGCTTGGTTCGCAAATGCTCTGGTTTCCAGCTGGAATAGCTAAGGCTTATCCTGTTCAACATGCTGTCAATGTTATGGCTGCCGTCACGCTTGGTCCAATTCCGGCCGTTGTGATTGCCTTTATGATCGGCCTGCTTCGCAATCTGCTTGGACTCGGAACTTTGCTTGCGTTTCCAGGAGGAATGATTGGAGCTTTGCTAGCGGGTTACTTTTACAAATGGTCTGGAAAAACCTGGACAGCTGCAGCGGGTGAGGTGATAGGGACTGGATTTATCGGTGCTATGCTCTCCGTGCCTTATGCCAACTTTCTAATGGGAAGTTCTGCGGGGGCATTAGCCTTCTTGCCGTCCTTTCTCATCAGCAGTACAACTGGTGCAGTGATCGGTTGGTTCGTAGTATCAAAGGTTCGTCAAAACCATGCAATTCCTCAAACAAATCTATAA